A stretch of Flavobacterium sp. N2270 DNA encodes these proteins:
- a CDS encoding ATPase, with translation MENHFDISNTFKLIGNIREYNLSQCFKYLECQGKQTYGQSFKIQEQDKPTITKLLVYAVQDKENALKMGIDTSKGILLSGPIGCGKTSIMHLIKPFINGKHEYKIKTTREISFEFAKNGFEALTPYTKKTSYQHRLTGYVFDDLGAEQQIKHFGNDCNVMAEILITRYEQFIENNTITHITTNLSASEIEKLYGNRLRSRMRNMFNVIAFEGNSRDKR, from the coding sequence ATGGAGAACCACTTTGACATCAGCAACACATTCAAACTAATTGGAAATATTAGAGAATACAACCTATCGCAATGTTTCAAATACCTAGAGTGCCAAGGCAAACAAACCTATGGACAATCATTTAAAATACAAGAACAAGACAAACCAACCATTACAAAGCTACTTGTCTACGCAGTACAAGATAAAGAAAATGCTCTAAAAATGGGAATAGATACCAGTAAAGGAATTTTACTATCCGGTCCTATTGGATGTGGTAAAACATCTATAATGCATCTCATCAAACCTTTTATCAATGGTAAGCACGAATATAAAATAAAAACAACTCGTGAAATTTCATTTGAGTTTGCTAAAAATGGTTTTGAAGCTCTTACACCTTACACAAAAAAAACAAGCTACCAACACCGACTAACGGGTTATGTTTTCGACGATTTAGGTGCAGAACAGCAAATCAAACACTTTGGAAACGACTGTAATGTAATGGCTGAAATACTAATTACTAGATACGAACAATTTATAGAAAACAACACTATTACACACATTACTACTAACTTATCCGCTTCTGAAATTGAAAAATTATATGGAAATCGTCTTCGTTCTAGAATGCGAAATATGTTTAATGTGATTGCTTTTGAAGGCAACTCAAGAGATAAGCGTTAA
- a CDS encoding PilW family protein: protein MKNKNYIAAFSIVEIMVSMVITAIVVGLIFGVFTIVSEQIIEFKKENEQTADFNRLSYSLNKAVFDSEKMITRENGVYFQTYDGDTILYQKEDTYLIRKAQTFTDTFRLKLQTMRIDSVYNEKKSKVFQKLELELLIHEKSVPLRFYKPVYANQLILWKE, encoded by the coding sequence ATGAAGAATAAAAACTACATTGCAGCTTTTTCCATTGTTGAAATAATGGTTAGCATGGTCATTACAGCTATCGTTGTTGGGCTTATATTTGGCGTTTTTACTATTGTTTCCGAACAGATTATAGAGTTTAAAAAAGAGAACGAACAAACTGCAGATTTCAACCGATTATCCTATAGTTTAAACAAAGCGGTTTTTGATAGTGAGAAAATGATAACTCGAGAAAATGGTGTTTATTTCCAAACCTATGATGGCGATACTATTTTATATCAAAAAGAAGACACTTATCTCATTCGAAAAGCGCAAACTTTTACCGATACTTTTAGATTAAAACTTCAAACAATGCGAATAGATTCGGTTTATAACGAGAAGAAAAGTAAAGTGTTTCAAAAATTAGAATTAGAACTACTGATTCATGAGAAGAGCGTTCCATTACGATTTTACAAACCTGTTTATGCCAATCAATTAATACTTTGGAAAGAATAA
- a CDS encoding toxin-antitoxin system YwqK family antitoxin — translation MKNVLFAILLSFVLIAATDPYTIKRISDKDFRYEFYTIDKDISIKHHKTYFWFKGGLIHKAEGGVSGQLLHGEFKKHYHSNQLAEQGTFKKGLKVGLWKNWFENGSTESTQEYSNGQKHGNFYSYNIEGKMLEKGFYRSGKKQGYWINFTKKDTIRYKKGKVFIPKPKLSKEEKALAKIAKTKKKEELKLQKETEKKLKKAKKEENKKLPKKTKGSISKKEDKVKKDNFFTRLFSKKE, via the coding sequence ATGAAGAATGTATTATTTGCAATCCTTTTAAGCTTTGTTTTAATTGCTGCAACAGACCCTTATACCATTAAAAGAATTTCAGACAAAGATTTTCGATATGAATTTTACACAATTGATAAAGACATTAGTATAAAACATCATAAAACTTACTTTTGGTTTAAAGGAGGTTTAATTCATAAGGCAGAAGGTGGTGTTTCTGGTCAATTATTACACGGAGAATTCAAAAAACATTACCATAGTAACCAATTAGCAGAGCAAGGAACTTTTAAGAAAGGGCTAAAAGTTGGTTTATGGAAAAATTGGTTTGAAAATGGCTCTACAGAAAGTACTCAAGAATATTCTAACGGACAAAAGCATGGTAACTTTTATAGCTATAATATAGAAGGTAAAATGCTTGAAAAAGGTTTTTACCGCTCTGGAAAAAAACAAGGTTATTGGATAAACTTCACAAAAAAAGACACAATTCGTTATAAAAAAGGGAAAGTATTTATTCCTAAACCAAAATTATCTAAAGAAGAAAAAGCTCTTGCTAAAATAGCTAAGACAAAGAAAAAAGAAGAGTTAAAATTGCAAAAAGAAACGGAAAAAAAATTAAAAAAAGCTAAAAAAGAAGAAAACAAAAAACTGCCTAAAAAAACAAAAGGTTCTATTTCTAAAAAAGAAGATAAAGTAAAAAAGGACAATTTCTTCACACGCTTATTTAGCAAAAAAGAATAA